The sequence AGAGCTTCGCCCGGTCGGTCGATCTCTTGAACACCTATCTCGACGAGGTGGCCGAGCAGGAGGGGATCCCGGCAAGCCGAACCGTCCTCGTCGGTTTCTCGCAAGGCACGATGATGAGCCTGCATGTCGGCCCCCGCCGCGCCGAGCAACTGGCCGGGATTGTTGGCTTTTCCGGTCGCCTGCTGGAGTCGGATGCGCTGGACGAGGTGCGTACGAAACCACCCGTGCAGCTTGTCCACGGCGATGCGGACGAGGTCGTGCCCTTCGACTCGATGCGGCTCGCCGCACAGGCGCTGGAGGCCGCGGATTTCGACGTGCAGACCCATGTGAGCCCCGGCGTGGCGCATGGAATTGGGCCGGACGGGCTGACGGTCGCGCTGCAGCGCATCATGACCTGGTTGTCCTGAAAGCGCCGTATGAAAAGCGTATGA is a genomic window of Pontivivens ytuae containing:
- a CDS encoding alpha/beta hydrolase, with amino-acid sequence MTVLTGPRRDARSGTADALVILLHGYGADGNDLIGLADPLAPHLPNVTFLSPNAPERNAVNPMGYQWFPIPWMDGSSEVEMGQSFARSVDLLNTYLDEVAEQEGIPASRTVLVGFSQGTMMSLHVGPRRAEQLAGIVGFSGRLLESDALDEVRTKPPVQLVHGDADEVVPFDSMRLAAQALEAADFDVQTHVSPGVAHGIGPDGLTVALQRIMTWLS